The Saccharothrix variisporea genome has a segment encoding these proteins:
- a CDS encoding PspA/IM30 family protein, producing the protein MANPFVKAWKYFMAAFSSKIDEHADPKVQIQQAIEEAQRQHQALSQQAAAVIGNQRQLEMKLNRQLGEVEKLQASARQALVLADEARAKGDEQRAQEFENAAQSFATQLVTAEQSIEDLKTLHDQSLQAAQQAKSAVERNAMVLQQKLAERTKLLSQLEQAKMQEQVSHSLRQMTELAAPSNTPSLDEIRDKIEKRYTTALGSAELAQNSVQGRMLEVQQSTTQLAGSSRLEQIRASMRGGQVAGEVTSGQSQSAAASIQQEIAQRVQQAQSTPQNAPQQNPPASQG; encoded by the coding sequence ATGGCCAACCCTTTCGTGAAGGCGTGGAAGTACTTCATGGCGGCGTTCTCGTCCAAGATCGACGAGCACGCCGACCCGAAGGTGCAGATCCAGCAGGCCATCGAGGAGGCGCAGCGGCAGCACCAGGCCCTGTCGCAGCAGGCTGCCGCCGTGATCGGCAACCAGCGCCAGCTGGAGATGAAGCTCAACCGGCAGCTCGGTGAGGTGGAGAAGCTCCAGGCGTCCGCGCGCCAGGCGCTGGTCCTCGCCGACGAGGCGCGGGCCAAGGGCGACGAGCAGCGGGCGCAGGAGTTCGAGAACGCGGCCCAGTCGTTCGCGACCCAGCTCGTGACCGCCGAGCAGAGCATCGAGGACCTCAAGACGCTGCACGACCAGTCGCTGCAGGCCGCCCAGCAGGCCAAGAGCGCGGTCGAGCGCAACGCGATGGTGCTGCAGCAGAAGCTCGCCGAGCGCACCAAGCTGCTCTCGCAGCTGGAGCAGGCGAAGATGCAGGAGCAGGTGTCCCACTCGCTGCGCCAGATGACCGAGCTGGCCGCGCCGAGCAACACGCCGTCGCTGGACGAGATCCGCGACAAGATCGAGAAGCGCTACACCACGGCCCTCGGGTCGGCGGAGCTGGCGCAGAACTCGGTGCAGGGCCGGATGCTGGAGGTCCAGCAGTCGACCACGCAGCTGGCGGGCTCGTCCCGGCTGGAGCAGATCCGGGCGTCCATGCGCGGCGGGCAGGTCGCCGGCGAGGTGACCAGCGGCCAGTCGCAGAGCGCGGCGGCGAGCATCCAGCAGGAGATCGCGCAGCGCGTCCAGCAGGCCCAGAGCACCCCGCAGAACGCGCCGCAGCAGAACCCGCCCGCGAGCCAGGGCTGA
- the pspM gene encoding phage shock envelope stress response protein PspM: MEHPARKAAGEIAQFVGAQLQGQLADQVKRRVAAWNDPRAKLDRRYRRSSRALTFWLIVLTLLTAVGALALVVGMHAAVVIMAGGGVAATGVLALRTHGKMRSIDAARQQLAVAPVRSPLPARSSAARAPMERLEEAEDTLRELLFQLDSAALTSVPTESVVQARATGAEAASALRAVSHQLQAVERARDTAPPLDRAPLVEGVRRLRVQLDEGVDGYCGLVAAAGRVLAESTASNPRQVLGEATDHLAGLASALRDLSRWA; the protein is encoded by the coding sequence ATGGAGCACCCCGCGCGGAAGGCCGCGGGCGAGATCGCCCAGTTCGTCGGCGCCCAGCTGCAAGGTCAACTCGCGGACCAGGTGAAGCGCCGGGTCGCGGCGTGGAACGACCCCCGCGCGAAGCTCGACCGGCGCTACCGCCGGTCGAGCCGCGCGCTGACGTTCTGGCTGATCGTGCTGACGCTCCTGACCGCGGTCGGTGCCCTGGCGCTGGTGGTCGGGATGCACGCGGCCGTGGTCATCATGGCGGGCGGTGGCGTGGCGGCGACGGGTGTGCTGGCGCTGCGCACGCACGGCAAGATGCGGTCGATCGACGCGGCGCGGCAGCAGTTGGCGGTCGCCCCGGTGCGGTCGCCGTTGCCGGCCCGGTCGTCGGCGGCCCGTGCGCCGATGGAGCGGCTGGAGGAAGCCGAGGACACCCTGCGCGAGCTGCTGTTCCAGCTCGACTCGGCCGCGCTGACGTCCGTGCCGACCGAGTCGGTGGTGCAGGCGCGGGCGACCGGGGCGGAGGCGGCGTCGGCCCTGCGCGCGGTGTCGCACCAGTTGCAGGCGGTCGAACGGGCTCGGGACACCGCGCCGCCGCTGGACCGCGCTCCGCTGGTGGAGGGCGTGCGGCGGCTGCGGGTGCAGTTGGACGAGGGCGTCGACGGCTACTGCGGGCTGGTGGCGGCGGCGGGGCGGGTGCTGGCGGAGAGCACGGCGTCCAACCCGCGGCAGGTGCTGGGCGAGGCGACCGACCACCTGGCGGGCCTGGCCTCGGCGTTGCGCGACCTGTCCCGCTGGGCTTGA
- a CDS encoding MerR family transcriptional regulator, with product MSGDTSLTIGDLARRTGLTVKAVRFYADRGIVPPTHRTATGQRRFDPAAAARLALVRTLRALDVDLATVRRVLERETTVAEVAAAHAEALDAHLRVLALRRAVLGWLCSNPEEIDVVHDLALLSADARRLLVEDFLTAVFADRPGTEGPARTLTPELPEDPQPAQVAAWVELAALTRDPDFRALLARLAARQGDLRPDAVAVVRDRARLDLDPTSPEAAAVVAEIGAVDLEYLEAANDPRRERYLTLLALINGWDAPESVAAELDWFLRAAR from the coding sequence ATGAGCGGCGACACCTCCCTCACCATCGGTGACCTGGCGCGACGGACCGGTCTGACGGTCAAGGCCGTCCGCTTCTACGCCGATCGGGGGATCGTGCCGCCGACCCACCGCACAGCCACCGGCCAACGCCGCTTCGACCCCGCCGCCGCGGCCCGCCTCGCGCTGGTCCGGACGTTGCGCGCACTGGACGTCGACCTGGCGACCGTCCGCCGCGTCCTGGAGCGGGAGACGACCGTCGCCGAGGTCGCCGCGGCGCACGCTGAGGCGCTCGACGCCCACCTGCGCGTGCTGGCGCTGCGCCGGGCGGTGCTCGGTTGGCTGTGCTCGAACCCCGAGGAGATCGACGTGGTGCACGACCTGGCCCTGCTGTCCGCCGACGCCCGCCGCCTGCTGGTCGAGGACTTCCTGACGGCGGTGTTCGCCGACCGCCCCGGCACGGAGGGCCCCGCGCGGACCCTCACCCCCGAGCTGCCCGAGGACCCGCAACCGGCCCAGGTGGCGGCGTGGGTCGAGTTGGCGGCGTTGACCCGCGACCCGGACTTCCGCGCCCTCCTGGCCCGTCTGGCGGCCCGCCAGGGCGACCTGCGGCCCGACGCGGTAGCGGTCGTGCGCGACCGGGCGCGCCTCGACCTCGACCCGACGTCACCGGAAGCGGCGGCGGTGGTCGCGGAGATCGGTGCCGTCGACCTCGAGTACCTGGAGGCCGCGAACGACCCGCGCCGCGAGCGCTACTTGACGCTGTTGGCGCTGATCAACGGTTGGGACGCACCGGAAAGTGTGGCGGCCGAGCTCGACTGGTTCCTGCGGGCTGCTCGATAG
- a CDS encoding uracil-xanthine permease family protein: protein MALWTVHGDGRTTDGDAIAPEERLSWPLTIGFGAQHLTAMTGATILVPSLTGLPVSTTLLFSGVGTLLFLLITRNRVPSYLGASFAFIAPLEAARSEGVAAQLGGVVAAGLLVIILGVAVKALGVRLLESVMPPVVTGAVVLLIGLNLSHRATDSFSEQPLPAVVTLGIILLCGVLGRRLFFRFSVLLGVVVGWVLGLVLGVVNTDAVGRAAWLGLPDFHAPELRPSVTLLVLPVVIVLVAESVGHVKAIGGLTGRNLDGSVGDSIIANGLSTTLAGFGGGTGTTTYSENIGVMGVTKVYSTAAYAVTGVIAMALAFSPKATAALATIPVGVVGGATLVLLGLISLVGVRIWMDNRVDLTNPGNALVGGAALVAGVGDLTLKLGDLELGGLVWGSLLVVILHPIMRWLRAARPSQP, encoded by the coding sequence GTGGCGTTGTGGACCGTGCACGGCGATGGGCGCACCACCGACGGTGACGCCATCGCACCCGAGGAGCGGCTGAGCTGGCCGCTCACCATCGGCTTCGGTGCCCAGCACCTGACCGCGATGACCGGTGCCACGATCCTCGTCCCCTCCCTCACCGGTCTGCCCGTCAGCACCACCCTGCTCTTCTCCGGCGTCGGCACGCTGCTGTTCCTGCTCATCACCCGCAACCGGGTCCCCAGCTACCTCGGCGCGTCCTTCGCGTTCATCGCGCCCCTGGAGGCGGCCCGCAGCGAGGGCGTCGCGGCCCAGCTCGGCGGGGTCGTCGCGGCCGGGTTGCTGGTGATCATCCTGGGTGTGGCGGTCAAGGCGCTGGGCGTGCGGCTGCTGGAGTCCGTGATGCCGCCGGTGGTGACCGGGGCCGTGGTCCTGCTCATCGGGCTGAACCTCTCGCACCGCGCCACCGACTCGTTCTCCGAGCAGCCGCTGCCGGCCGTGGTGACGCTGGGCATCATCCTGCTGTGCGGGGTGCTGGGCCGGCGGCTGTTCTTCCGGTTCTCCGTGCTGCTCGGCGTGGTGGTCGGGTGGGTGCTGGGCCTCGTGCTCGGCGTGGTGAACACTGACGCCGTGGGCCGCGCCGCGTGGCTCGGGCTACCGGACTTCCACGCGCCCGAGCTGCGCCCGTCCGTGACCCTGCTGGTGCTGCCGGTGGTGATCGTGCTGGTCGCGGAGAGCGTCGGGCACGTCAAGGCGATCGGCGGCCTGACCGGGCGCAACCTCGACGGCAGCGTCGGCGACTCGATCATCGCCAACGGCCTGTCCACGACCCTGGCGGGCTTCGGCGGCGGCACGGGCACCACCACGTACTCGGAGAACATCGGCGTCATGGGCGTGACGAAGGTGTACTCCACCGCCGCCTACGCCGTGACCGGCGTGATCGCGATGGCGCTGGCGTTCTCCCCGAAGGCGACGGCGGCGTTGGCCACCATCCCGGTGGGCGTGGTCGGCGGGGCCACGCTCGTGCTGCTGGGCCTGATCAGCCTGGTCGGCGTGCGGATCTGGATGGACAACCGGGTCGACCTGACCAACCCCGGCAACGCCCTGGTCGGCGGCGCGGCCCTGGTCGCGGGCGTGGGCGACCTGACCCTCAAGCTCGGCGACCTGGAACTGGGCGGCCTGGTGTGGGGGTCGCTGCTCGTGGTGATCCTGCACCCGATCATGCGCTGGCTGCGCGCCGCCCGCCCGTCCCAGCCCTGA
- a CDS encoding hemerythrin domain-containing protein, with product MTDPIRDLLLDPERLKALGAQLKRHHAELRAELVALRTDPGRDLMSHCLTFCGHLREHHTNEDRAFGAFEAQFPALVPVIARLRDEHRAIAGTIAEIERTGVTDGLLERLDAHFAYEEQHLASW from the coding sequence ATGACCGACCCGATCCGCGACCTGCTGCTCGACCCCGAGCGGCTCAAGGCGCTGGGCGCGCAGCTCAAGCGGCACCACGCCGAGCTGCGCGCCGAGCTCGTGGCCCTGCGCACCGACCCCGGGCGCGACCTGATGAGCCACTGCCTGACCTTCTGCGGGCACCTGCGCGAGCACCACACCAACGAAGACCGGGCATTCGGCGCGTTCGAAGCCCAGTTCCCCGCCCTGGTCCCGGTCATCGCCCGGCTGCGGGACGAGCACCGCGCCATCGCCGGGACGATCGCCGAGATCGAGCGCACCGGCGTCACCGACGGGTTGCTGGAACGGCTGGACGCGCACTTCGCCTACGAGGAGCAGCACCTCGCGTCGTGGTAG
- a CDS encoding MarR family winged helix-turn-helix transcriptional regulator: MPRLVGRAKRIPVPEELQSLALAPRHLSLLSYLLFDGPMTVNELAERLEVAPTTVSLMVAELSRKDVLERREDDQDRRRRIVSITDRMRPAIDAWLAKGAKAWRAALDPLTPAERTAFVATLKAYEQALDE; encoded by the coding sequence ATGCCGCGCCTGGTCGGGCGGGCCAAACGCATCCCGGTGCCCGAAGAGCTGCAGTCGCTCGCGCTGGCCCCGCGGCACCTGTCGCTGCTGTCCTATCTGCTGTTCGACGGGCCGATGACGGTCAACGAACTCGCCGAGCGCCTGGAGGTCGCCCCGACCACCGTGAGCCTGATGGTGGCCGAACTGAGCCGTAAGGACGTCCTCGAACGCCGTGAGGACGACCAGGACCGCCGTAGGCGCATCGTGAGCATCACCGACCGCATGCGTCCCGCCATCGACGCATGGCTCGCCAAGGGCGCGAAGGCGTGGCGGGCCGCGCTCGACCCGCTGACCCCGGCCGAGCGGACGGCGTTCGTCGCCACCCTGAAGGCCTACGAGCAGGCCCTAGACGAGTGA